The Hyphococcus flavus genome contains a region encoding:
- the prfB gene encoding peptide chain release factor 2 (programmed frameshift) yields the protein MRAEMQTLADEIKQSVELLRRRLDWDKSKKELDELNAKAEDPNLWDNPEEAQSLMQKRTALETQMNAVGEIQSELDDLTELAELAADEGDDASLDESQELMAALHKRAAQAEIEALLSGEADANDCFVEIHPGAGGTESNDWAAMLLRMYVRWAKTRGFKVNVIEEQPGEEAGIKSATIEVKGHNAYGWLKTESGVHRLVRISPFDSNARRHTSFASVWVYPVVDDNINIEINESECRVDTFRASGAGGQHVNTTDSAVRITHEPTGIVVQCQNERSQHKNRATCWNMLKARLYEMELQKREEAAQAQAESKTDIGWGHQIRSYVLQPYQMVKDLRTQVEKPDPDAVLGGALDDFMNAALAQRVGGDG from the exons ATGCGCGCGGAAATGCAAACGCTCGCAGACGAAATCAAGCAGTCGGTGGAACTGCTGAGGAGGCGTCTT GACTGGGATAAATCCAAAAAAGAACTGGACGAGCTAAACGCGAAGGCGGAAGACCCGAACCTTTGGGACAACCCGGAAGAAGCCCAAAGCCTGATGCAAAAGCGTACGGCGCTCGAAACGCAGATGAACGCCGTCGGCGAAATTCAATCTGAACTCGACGACCTGACCGAACTTGCGGAACTGGCCGCCGACGAAGGCGATGATGCGAGTCTGGATGAAAGCCAGGAATTGATGGCGGCGCTGCATAAACGTGCGGCTCAGGCAGAAATCGAAGCGCTGCTGTCGGGCGAAGCCGATGCAAATGACTGTTTCGTTGAAATCCATCCGGGCGCCGGCGGCACGGAATCTAACGATTGGGCAGCCATGCTCTTACGCATGTATGTGCGCTGGGCGAAGACGCGCGGCTTCAAGGTCAATGTCATTGAAGAGCAGCCTGGCGAGGAAGCGGGTATTAAATCAGCCACCATCGAGGTCAAAGGCCACAACGCCTATGGGTGGCTGAAAACGGAATCAGGCGTTCACAGGCTAGTGCGCATATCGCCTTTCGATTCCAATGCGCGCCGTCATACGTCATTCGCTTCTGTTTGGGTCTATCCCGTGGTCGACGACAATATAAATATCGAGATCAACGAAAGCGAATGTCGCGTCGATACGTTTCGCGCGTCCGGCGCTGGCGGCCAGCATGTCAACACAACCGACTCCGCAGTGCGCATAACGCACGAGCCGACGGGGATTGTTGTTCAATGTCAGAATGAGCGCTCTCAACATAAAAACCGCGCCACGTGCTGGAACATGCTGAAAGCACGTCTTTACGAGATGGAGCTGCAAAAGCGGGAAGAGGCTGCCCAGGCGCAGGCGGAGTCAAAAACCGATATCGGGTGGGGACATCAGATCCGTTCTTATGTCCTGCAGCCCTATCAGATGGTGAAGGACTTGCGCACGCAGGTTGAAAAGCCGGACCCTGACGCTGTTCTGGGCGGGGCGCTAGATGATTTTATGAATGCCGCGCTGGCGCAGCGTGTTGGCGGAGACGGCTGA
- a CDS encoding diaminopropionate ammonia-lyase, translating into MRFLKNTISHEYWQQHAPEKFRSMGSIKEVAACLRSCPVYAPSPILKSPRLAGALHIAELALKDETGRMGLGSFKALGGSYAIIRSLLQSAIALTDPASFEQLSVLGKNKTYCCASAGNHGLSVLAGANLVGARAVIFLADAVPEEFAERLRTKGAEVIREGKDYDASMRAARDACEANGWDLISDSSWPGYKDIPLLIMNGYAILTEEIAACCSKKGKWPTHVFLQAGVGGLAAGLANHIRLTWPEQPSIIVVEPEKAACILASVEANKLTTIHAPGTNMGRLDCAEPSMLAFEVLKSTADAFITITDQEADAAVSALAQDDLETTPSGAAGYAGLAAVTRAPELRKTLGLDHNARCLCIVSEGAI; encoded by the coding sequence TTGCGCTTCCTCAAGAACACTATTTCGCACGAATATTGGCAGCAGCATGCACCGGAAAAATTCCGGAGCATGGGCTCAATTAAGGAGGTGGCGGCTTGTCTTCGGAGCTGCCCTGTATATGCGCCCTCGCCCATTTTGAAATCGCCAAGGCTTGCAGGTGCGCTTCATATTGCTGAGTTGGCCCTAAAGGACGAAACCGGTCGCATGGGGCTCGGCAGCTTCAAAGCGCTCGGCGGTTCTTACGCCATCATCCGCTCATTGCTGCAATCTGCGATCGCGCTGACTGATCCAGCATCGTTTGAACAACTTAGCGTTCTTGGAAAGAATAAAACATATTGTTGTGCGAGCGCCGGCAATCATGGACTTTCCGTGCTGGCGGGTGCGAACCTTGTCGGCGCACGCGCCGTCATTTTTCTGGCCGATGCCGTTCCTGAAGAATTTGCAGAACGCTTGCGGACAAAAGGCGCGGAAGTAATTCGCGAAGGCAAAGACTATGACGCAAGCATGCGCGCTGCGCGAGATGCATGTGAGGCAAATGGCTGGGACTTGATTTCTGACAGTTCATGGCCGGGATATAAGGATATTCCTCTATTGATCATGAATGGCTACGCCATCCTCACAGAAGAGATCGCGGCCTGTTGCTCAAAAAAAGGGAAATGGCCCACCCATGTGTTTCTGCAGGCGGGCGTCGGCGGTCTCGCCGCCGGTCTTGCCAACCACATTCGCCTGACATGGCCGGAGCAACCATCCATCATCGTCGTTGAGCCTGAAAAAGCTGCATGCATTCTGGCGAGTGTTGAAGCGAACAAGCTGACGACAATTCACGCGCCAGGAACCAATATGGGCCGCCTCGATTGTGCGGAACCGTCGATGCTGGCGTTCGAAGTCCTGAAAAGCACGGCGGACGCGTTTATCACCATAACGGACCAAGAAGCGGACGCAGCAGTGTCAGCGCTAGCACAAGATGATTTAGAAACGACGCCGTCCGGTGCGGCCGGCTACGCCGGACTTGCGGCTGTCACAAGAGCCCCGGAACTTCGCAAAACGCTCGGTCTTGATCATAACGCCCGGTGCCTGTGCATTGTTTCGGAAGGCGCCATTTAG
- a CDS encoding penicillin-binding protein 1A, whose protein sequence is MNDHNDDKPEKKAPTSLGRLSFTDEPEEESSVHSGEPNDEAVQRDAAEEHQDGDEAIESDMFSRRDTSEQTDDTEYAEDDVANPASSEVEIEVTSDDEDMVLEEDDVVGAEPLVAPVRAPAKEPKKEPKAAKPSRAGSLGFFMLRLVGLGFAVGALGIIGAAGFSAWYLNQLNQDLPDYQQLAEYAPPVTTRVYAGDGSLVAEFARERRLFVPIESMPDYVKHAFVSAEDKGFYEHSGIDLRGIVRAQLSNIGNILNGRRLEGGSTITQQVAKNFLLSSEQRVERKLREMLIARKMERTFTKDHILELYLNEIYLGNRSYGVAAAALNYFDKSLNDLTIAEASYLAAITKGPSNYHPVDHEARAVERRNYVINRLREDQQITDEEAEEALAQPLGAKIAPPLGARDWTMEYFAEEVRKQIVELYGVEALYDGGLAVRTSVDPHMQKEAGEALRRWLVEYDQRHGWRGPLSQIELGDTWTETLEEEVDQLRNARKVSDDMAPWRPAVVLSVSDASAQIGFPDGEEASVPVELLWWARDYISANDIGEEVAAASDVLNTGDVIYVEKYNAETLPKNDPESEEEEAKPTPENAYALRQAPSVNGGLIAMDPHTGRVLAMVGGFSFQMSEFNRAVQAERQPGSTFKPFVYSVALDSGYNPSSIVLDAPFVAPSLDSWYKPGNYIEGRHYGPSTLRLGIEQSRNTMTARLAQDLGIGRILDYVNRFNLSDDLPRELAISLGAGETTLMRITAGYSVFVNGGKGVEPVLIDRIQDRSGKTIYKRDQRECDACNAEFWSEQTQPQLADTRRQVMDPRTAYQITSILEGVVIRGTGSAVRRASNKPLAGKTGTTNDYKDAWFVGFSPDLAAGVYVGFDMPQTLGQGEAGGTVAAPIFADFMVDALKDEAGIPFRVPSGIRLVRVNARTGKPAGPGDGNVILEAFKPNDEPGADRVDDYALDPLSAAPRANGEEEEDLNGLY, encoded by the coding sequence ATGAACGATCACAACGACGACAAGCCAGAAAAGAAGGCCCCCACGAGTTTGGGCAGACTTTCGTTTACCGATGAGCCGGAAGAAGAAAGCTCAGTGCATTCTGGTGAACCGAACGATGAGGCGGTTCAACGCGACGCTGCCGAAGAACATCAGGACGGTGACGAGGCGATTGAAAGTGATATGTTCTCGCGCCGCGATACGTCTGAGCAAACTGATGACACAGAATATGCTGAAGACGATGTGGCGAATCCCGCATCTTCCGAAGTTGAAATTGAAGTTACGTCCGATGATGAAGACATGGTCCTTGAAGAAGACGATGTTGTTGGCGCGGAGCCGCTTGTCGCCCCGGTGCGTGCGCCCGCCAAAGAACCAAAAAAAGAACCCAAAGCCGCAAAGCCGTCACGCGCGGGTTCGTTGGGGTTTTTCATGCTGAGACTTGTGGGATTGGGATTTGCTGTCGGCGCGCTTGGTATTATCGGGGCCGCCGGATTTTCCGCCTGGTATCTGAACCAGCTTAATCAGGATCTGCCGGATTACCAGCAGCTTGCGGAATATGCGCCGCCGGTTACGACGCGGGTTTATGCCGGGGACGGATCATTGGTTGCTGAATTCGCGCGTGAGCGGCGTTTGTTCGTGCCAATTGAATCGATGCCCGATTATGTGAAGCACGCGTTTGTCTCTGCTGAAGACAAAGGCTTTTATGAACATAGCGGTATCGATCTCCGCGGTATTGTTCGCGCTCAGCTTTCGAATATCGGCAATATTCTCAACGGACGCCGGCTTGAGGGCGGTTCGACCATTACCCAGCAGGTAGCGAAGAACTTTCTCTTAAGCAGCGAACAGCGCGTTGAGCGTAAACTCCGCGAAATGCTGATCGCCCGGAAGATGGAGCGGACGTTTACCAAGGACCATATCCTTGAGCTTTATCTGAACGAGATTTATCTCGGTAATCGTTCCTATGGTGTTGCGGCGGCAGCGCTCAACTATTTCGATAAGTCGCTAAATGATCTGACGATCGCGGAAGCGTCTTACCTTGCCGCAATCACGAAGGGGCCGAGCAACTATCACCCGGTTGATCACGAAGCACGCGCTGTCGAGCGACGGAATTACGTGATCAACAGGTTGCGTGAAGACCAGCAGATCACGGACGAAGAGGCGGAAGAAGCGCTGGCGCAGCCTCTTGGCGCGAAAATCGCGCCGCCGCTGGGCGCGCGCGACTGGACCATGGAGTATTTCGCAGAAGAGGTCCGCAAACAGATTGTCGAGCTTTATGGCGTCGAGGCGCTCTATGACGGGGGCCTTGCCGTTCGTACGTCTGTCGATCCGCATATGCAGAAGGAAGCTGGCGAGGCGCTAAGGCGGTGGCTGGTCGAATATGATCAGCGTCATGGCTGGCGCGGACCGCTTTCGCAGATTGAACTTGGCGATACGTGGACTGAAACGCTGGAAGAGGAAGTCGATCAGCTTCGTAATGCGCGCAAAGTATCAGATGACATGGCGCCATGGCGTCCTGCCGTTGTGCTGTCCGTCTCGGACGCAAGTGCGCAGATTGGATTCCCTGATGGGGAGGAAGCCAGCGTGCCGGTTGAACTTCTCTGGTGGGCGCGGGACTATATTTCCGCCAATGATATCGGCGAAGAAGTGGCCGCGGCGTCAGATGTATTGAACACGGGCGACGTTATCTATGTTGAAAAGTACAACGCTGAGACGCTCCCGAAAAATGATCCCGAGTCCGAGGAAGAAGAAGCCAAACCGACGCCTGAAAACGCCTACGCCTTGCGTCAGGCGCCATCGGTCAATGGCGGCCTTATCGCCATGGATCCGCATACTGGCCGCGTGCTCGCCATGGTCGGCGGCTTTTCATTCCAGATGTCGGAGTTCAACCGCGCGGTCCAGGCCGAGCGCCAGCCGGGCTCGACATTCAAGCCGTTCGTTTATTCCGTTGCGCTCGACAGCGGCTACAACCCGTCGTCGATTGTTCTCGACGCACCGTTTGTCGCGCCCAGCCTGGACAGTTGGTATAAGCCCGGAAACTATATTGAAGGGCGTCATTACGGTCCGTCTACACTACGCTTGGGTATCGAACAGTCGCGCAACACGATGACGGCGCGTCTGGCGCAGGATCTCGGCATTGGCCGCATTCTCGATTACGTCAATCGATTCAACCTTTCCGATGATTTGCCGCGAGAACTGGCGATTTCTCTCGGCGCGGGTGAGACCACGCTCATGCGCATCACTGCCGGGTATTCGGTCTTTGTGAATGGCGGCAAAGGTGTTGAGCCGGTGCTTATTGATCGAATTCAAGATCGTAGCGGCAAAACAATCTACAAACGCGATCAGCGCGAATGCGACGCCTGCAATGCGGAGTTCTGGTCAGAACAAACGCAGCCGCAACTCGCTGATACGCGCCGCCAGGTCATGGACCCGCGCACCGCCTATCAGATTACGTCTATTCTGGAGGGGGTTGTCATTCGCGGCACTGGTTCCGCCGTCCGCCGTGCATCGAACAAGCCTCTTGCCGGAAAAACGGGTACGACCAACGATTACAAGGATGCGTGGTTTGTCGGGTTCTCGCCTGATCTTGCCGCAGGTGTTTATGTTGGGTTCGACATGCCGCAAACGCTTGGCCAGGGTGAAGCAGGCGGCACGGTTGCCGCGCCGATTTTCGCAGATTTCATGGTTGACGCCCTCAAGGACGAAGCGGGCATACCGTTCCGCGTGCCCTCGGGCATCAGACTGGTCCGCGTCAACGCCCGCACGGGCAAACCGGCAGGACCGGGAGACGGGAACGTCATCCTTGAGGCGTTCAAACCAAATGACGAGCCCGGCGCCGACCGCGTTGACGACTATGCGCTCGATCCCTTAAGCGCTGCGCCGCGTGCCAACGGGGAAGAGGAAGAGGACCTGAACGGTCTTTACTAA
- a CDS encoding Zn-dependent hydrolase translates to MRKLNYQRLHGWIEEVGGIGATPEGGVRRIAGTEADKHGRDKVVSWMRDIGLQVEIDRIGNIFGTLAGETGAAPIMIGSHIDTVGNGGKLDGPYGVLAGLEIAASFRDAKETPSRPLTVAIFTNEEGVRFQPDMMGSLVHAGGLDLETALTSHDRDGVTLAEALVNTGYAGEMACGAVTPHAFLELHIEQGPILEAEKKSIGVVEGVQGIFWTGFTISGQANHAGTTPMHLRRDAGFTASRIAVEARRIANEIEGQVATIGQIDLKPNLINVVAGSAYVTVDLRNADADRLQIAQNKLEAIVTDIAEAEGVTFTAEELVRFDPVAFDPAIVQTIEEITKESKLKYRRMTSGAGHDAQMMARICPTAMIFVPSINGVSHNPKEATAKEDLEAGLEVLSRTVDRLLQS, encoded by the coding sequence ATGCGAAAACTGAACTACCAAAGACTGCATGGCTGGATAGAAGAGGTAGGCGGGATCGGCGCCACGCCCGAGGGCGGTGTCCGCAGAATCGCTGGCACTGAGGCTGATAAACATGGTCGGGACAAAGTCGTCTCATGGATGCGCGACATTGGTCTTCAAGTTGAAATAGACCGTATCGGGAATATTTTCGGAACGCTCGCGGGCGAAACCGGTGCAGCTCCCATCATGATCGGTTCGCATATCGATACAGTCGGCAATGGCGGCAAGCTCGACGGCCCTTATGGCGTTCTTGCAGGACTGGAAATCGCCGCCTCGTTCAGGGATGCGAAGGAAACACCATCCCGCCCCCTCACCGTCGCCATTTTCACCAACGAAGAAGGCGTCCGCTTCCAACCTGACATGATGGGTTCGCTCGTTCATGCTGGCGGCCTTGATCTCGAAACAGCGTTGACGTCACACGACAGAGACGGCGTCACCCTGGCAGAAGCTCTTGTGAATACTGGTTACGCCGGCGAAATGGCGTGCGGCGCAGTCACCCCCCATGCATTTCTTGAGCTTCATATTGAACAAGGGCCGATATTAGAGGCTGAAAAAAAATCTATCGGCGTTGTCGAAGGCGTCCAGGGGATTTTCTGGACCGGCTTTACGATCTCCGGACAGGCTAATCATGCGGGCACGACACCGATGCATCTGCGTCGTGACGCAGGCTTTACAGCGTCACGTATCGCTGTCGAGGCGCGGCGCATAGCAAACGAGATTGAGGGCCAGGTCGCTACGATCGGCCAGATCGACCTGAAACCGAACCTTATCAATGTCGTCGCCGGATCGGCCTATGTGACGGTGGACTTGCGTAATGCGGACGCGGACAGGTTACAGATAGCGCAGAATAAACTGGAAGCGATTGTAACTGACATCGCGGAAGCTGAAGGCGTCACATTTACTGCTGAGGAACTGGTCAGGTTTGATCCAGTTGCGTTCGATCCCGCCATCGTCCAGACGATTGAAGAGATTACAAAGGAATCCAAGCTTAAATACAGACGCATGACCTCCGGCGCCGGTCATGACGCACAGATGATGGCGCGCATCTGTCCGACCGCGATGATCTTTGTTCCGTCAATCAACGGCGTCAGCCATAACCCAAAAGAGGCGACCGCCAAAGAAGACCTGGAAGCCGGTCTTGAGGTTCTTTCGCGAACCGTCGACCGGCTTCTTCAATCGTGA
- a CDS encoding amidohydrolase, with protein MKRLLLSCALAALPAFMSQTAAASDDVIAAVDARYDETASVARQLWEWAEVGYQEEKSSNLLQSKLAAEGFTIEKGVADIPTAFMAEYGEGGPVIAILAEFDALPGINQDDSPERSPITGKAAGHACGHNLFGAGSLTAAISVKEWLEETGTPGRVRLYGTPAEEGGSGKVYMVRAGLFDDVDFTLHWHADDENSAAARTTLANRSAKFRFKGLSAHAAGAPHRARSALDGVEAFNMMVNMMREHVPQESRIHYVITAGGLAPNVVPDFAEVFYYVRHPEASGVDAIWERVEEAARGAALGTGTEVEWEVIHGNNPLLVNESLAKMMDQKLRQVGGVQYTKEERKFAENIRKSMDDPWGEIDDAAEIQPYSRSLGYGSTDVGDVSFATPTVGVRAATWAPGTSSHSWQAVAASGMSIGYKGAQVAAKAMTLGAIELYTNPELREAARKEFDEARGEDYEYSSLLGDREPPLDYRK; from the coding sequence ATGAAACGACTGCTCTTATCCTGCGCCCTGGCAGCCCTGCCTGCCTTCATGTCTCAAACCGCCGCTGCAAGCGACGACGTGATCGCCGCCGTCGATGCACGCTATGACGAAACCGCCAGCGTCGCCCGGCAACTCTGGGAGTGGGCCGAAGTCGGCTATCAGGAAGAAAAGTCCAGCAATCTCTTGCAGAGCAAGCTAGCCGCCGAAGGCTTCACAATCGAAAAAGGCGTCGCTGACATCCCTACCGCTTTCATGGCGGAATATGGCGAAGGCGGACCGGTTATCGCGATCCTTGCAGAATTTGACGCCCTGCCCGGCATCAACCAGGACGATAGCCCGGAGCGCTCGCCGATTACAGGCAAAGCCGCCGGTCATGCGTGCGGACACAATCTTTTTGGCGCCGGGTCGTTGACCGCCGCCATCTCTGTCAAAGAATGGCTCGAAGAGACGGGAACGCCAGGACGCGTTCGCCTTTACGGCACCCCGGCTGAAGAAGGCGGCAGCGGCAAGGTCTATATGGTCCGCGCCGGCCTTTTCGACGACGTCGACTTCACGCTTCATTGGCATGCGGACGATGAAAACTCCGCTGCGGCTCGTACAACGCTCGCCAACCGTTCAGCAAAATTCCGGTTCAAAGGACTTTCCGCTCACGCTGCTGGCGCGCCGCATCGCGCCCGGTCGGCGCTGGACGGCGTTGAAGCTTTCAATATGATGGTCAATATGATGCGCGAACATGTGCCGCAAGAATCGCGCATTCACTATGTGATTACCGCTGGCGGTCTGGCGCCGAATGTCGTGCCTGATTTTGCTGAAGTGTTTTATTATGTCCGCCACCCTGAGGCGTCCGGCGTCGACGCCATCTGGGAGCGTGTCGAAGAAGCCGCGCGCGGCGCAGCGCTTGGCACAGGAACGGAAGTTGAATGGGAGGTTATTCACGGCAACAACCCGCTTCTCGTCAACGAGTCACTCGCAAAAATGATGGACCAGAAACTCCGTCAGGTCGGCGGCGTTCAGTACACCAAAGAAGAACGCAAATTCGCTGAAAACATTCGGAAATCCATGGATGATCCATGGGGTGAAATTGACGACGCCGCTGAAATACAACCCTACAGCCGCTCACTTGGATATGGCTCCACGGATGTTGGCGATGTCTCCTTCGCCACACCGACAGTCGGCGTCAGAGCCGCAACATGGGCGCCTGGCACATCTTCTCACTCATGGCAGGCTGTCGCAGCGAGCGGGATGTCTATCGGCTATAAAGGCGCGCAAGTCGCGGCAAAGGCCATGACACTCGGGGCGATTGAACTTTACACCAACCCGGAGTTGCGTGAAGCAGCGCGTAAAGAGTTCGATGAAGCGCGCGGTGAAGACTACGAATATTCTTCGCTTCTTGGCGACCGCGAACCACCGCTTGATTATCGGAAATAA
- a CDS encoding AbgT family transporter, with the protein MAAVATQKGFLGLVERAGNRLPDPAFIFFYLIIVMAVVSSIAAFSGWSVPHPTQTNENGEPLVVAAISALAPQSIEHLLTEMPEIFTGFHPLGYVLVVMLGAGVAERAGLFGTAMRAAVRKAPRFLMTPAVALAAMMGNLAADAAYVVLIPLAAVIFAAAGRHPIAGITAAFAGVSGGFSANLLPGQLDALLFGITEAAVLPLDPNWVMNITGNWYFIAAMTFIYMPVIWFVTDVIVEKRLGPWTGGAVAGSDDADDDPNAPLTDGQRKGLRHAGYATLVVALIWLVMAVDLVALIPFTDISMYGGDVPLYDETPGLLPAQAMVPFFQSLVAGFMILFIFTGLAYGKAAGTINNHRDMVEMMAAAMRDMGYYLVLAFFAAYFVEMFNISNLGLISAVNGADAIRESGLPLPAVLCLIVLFAGLLNLFVGSASAKWALMAPVLVPMLMLLNVSPEMATAAYRVGDSATNIITPLMVYFPLVLVFAQRWVPGFGLGSLTASMIPYSIWLLISGLTLTFIWVLLGLPLGPGAEVGYTLTGVTQ; encoded by the coding sequence ATGGCGGCAGTGGCGACGCAAAAGGGGTTTCTGGGTTTGGTCGAAAGGGCGGGCAACCGGTTGCCCGATCCGGCCTTCATATTTTTCTATCTTATCATTGTCATGGCGGTTGTATCGAGCATCGCTGCGTTCTCAGGATGGTCTGTACCGCACCCAACGCAGACGAACGAGAATGGCGAGCCGTTGGTGGTCGCGGCGATCAGCGCGCTTGCGCCGCAGAGTATTGAACATCTGCTTACTGAAATGCCGGAGATTTTCACCGGCTTCCACCCCTTAGGGTATGTGCTTGTTGTGATGTTGGGCGCGGGCGTTGCCGAGCGCGCCGGCTTGTTCGGTACCGCTATGCGCGCGGCCGTGCGCAAGGCGCCGCGGTTTTTGATGACCCCTGCAGTCGCATTGGCGGCGATGATGGGCAATCTCGCTGCTGACGCCGCCTATGTCGTGCTGATACCTTTGGCGGCTGTGATCTTCGCCGCGGCGGGCCGGCATCCTATTGCTGGCATAACCGCAGCATTCGCCGGCGTGTCAGGCGGTTTTTCGGCCAACCTTTTGCCGGGACAACTCGACGCCTTGTTGTTCGGTATTACCGAAGCTGCGGTGCTGCCGCTTGATCCGAACTGGGTCATGAATATCACCGGCAACTGGTATTTTATTGCGGCAATGACGTTCATCTATATGCCGGTGATCTGGTTTGTAACAGATGTCATCGTGGAGAAACGATTGGGGCCGTGGACTGGCGGCGCCGTTGCGGGATCGGACGACGCGGACGACGATCCGAATGCGCCGCTGACCGACGGTCAAAGAAAGGGTTTGAGGCATGCCGGATATGCAACGCTTGTTGTAGCGCTGATCTGGCTGGTTATGGCGGTGGATCTCGTCGCGCTTATACCGTTTACGGATATTTCCATGTATGGCGGCGACGTCCCGCTCTATGATGAAACGCCGGGTCTATTACCCGCACAGGCCATGGTGCCGTTTTTCCAGTCGCTTGTCGCAGGTTTCATGATCTTGTTCATTTTCACGGGCCTCGCCTATGGCAAGGCGGCCGGAACGATCAACAATCACCGCGATATGGTTGAGATGATGGCGGCCGCCATGCGCGATATGGGTTACTATCTCGTACTGGCGTTCTTCGCCGCCTATTTCGTTGAGATGTTCAACATCTCCAATCTCGGGTTGATCTCGGCTGTAAACGGCGCTGACGCCATTCGCGAGTCCGGGTTGCCGCTTCCTGCAGTGCTTTGCTTGATCGTACTCTTTGCGGGACTGCTAAATCTGTTCGTTGGTTCGGCGAGTGCGAAATGGGCGCTGATGGCGCCGGTGCTGGTGCCGATGCTGATGCTGCTCAATGTCAGTCCGGAAATGGCGACAGCGGCCTATCGCGTCGGCGACAGCGCCACCAATATCATTACGCCACTGATGGTGTATTTCCCGCTGGTGTTGGTATTCGCGCAACGCTGGGTTCCAGGTTTCGGTCTTGGCTCGCTGACGGCGTCGATGATCCCTTACTCGATCTGGTTGTTGATCAGCGGCCTGACGTTGACGTTCATATGGGTTCTGCTGGGGCTGCCATTGGGTCCAGGCGCAGAGGTTGGTTATACGTTAACGGGCGTAACGCAATAA